A single Triticum dicoccoides isolate Atlit2015 ecotype Zavitan chromosome 2A, WEW_v2.0, whole genome shotgun sequence DNA region contains:
- the LOC119351950 gene encoding uncharacterized protein LOC119351950, whose product MLGLLRRRAASSPAASLQLFQCWYHRSSERLLPCRDQEVSYGLNWAIAARGVVVKDKVFYNLEPSELQKSGTTYAERLSGTPLHVKGNVIGGFPDISGAQFAKLLKQVTFHLSSISSLYVQDGAIGSSAECDAKVRVISDNPSAIMSLSNILQKIPDRVISHDTCPLTIYVASSISTNVRNALGSGTQYANGVAVADIERSSLILCGKAFADSTMLKHALTALAAPILSARGGLPVPGWLLSCAGSIVLLFAPVEVIKSCSEIQDVLVSTDSGVVISSKQSSVLFPTKSRAPQLFTKPATVVVVSSDSTDALPLVSKLTPGQAAYHFLAGYEDGKFVPAYNRAPSPFDQLALANSLFLHLKNDKTPTYLINAKSSGKQIDGKDLMRLIELAQSNGMPDSSKPEDTRVAELKGKYRGFISGKFGKFLPEEFSF is encoded by the exons ATGCTGGGCCttctccgccgccgcgccgcaTCCTCGCCGGCGGCGAGCCTCCAGCTA TTCCAGTGCTGGTACCATCGAAGCAGCGAGAGACTATTGCCTTGCCGAG ACCAGGAAGTTTCATATGGTCTCAATTGGGCTATTGCTGCGAGAGGCGTCGTCGTAAAAGACAAGGTCTTCTATAACTTGGAGCCATCAGAGCTTCAGAAAAGTGGTACTACTTATGCAG AGCGTTTGTCTGGTACTCCACTTCATGTTAAAGGAAATGTCATTGGTGGGTTCCCTGATATTTCAGGAGCTCAATTTGCAAAGCTTCTGAAACAG GTGACCTTCCACCTTTCATCCATCTCAAGTCTTTATGTCCAAGATGGTGCCATTGGTTCATCTGCAGAATGTGATGCAAAGGTCCGTGTTATTAGTGACAACCCCTCTGCCATCATGTCACTCTCCAATATCCTTCAGAAAATACCAGATCGTGTGATTTCCCACGACACATGCCCTTTGACTATATATGTTGCCAGTTCCATCAG TACCAACGTCAGGAATGCTCTGGGTTCAGGGACACAATATGCTAATGGAGTTGCAGTGGCAGACATAGAACGCTCATCACTTATCCTATGTGGTAAAGCATTTGCTGATTCCACTATGCTAAAACATGCACTTACTGCTTTGGCTGCCCCTATACTGTCTGCAAGAGGAGGCCTCCCCGTCCCTGGCTG GCTTCTGTCTTGTGCTGGTTCTATTGTACTGCTGTTTGCTCCAGTGGAGGTCATCAAGTCCTGCTCCGAAATTCAGGATGTTCTTGTCTCCACTGATAGCGGTGTAGTTATCTCTTCAAAACAATCTAGTGTGCTGTTCCCAACAAAGTCAAGAGCACCACAGTTGTTTACCAAACCAGCTACAGTGGTTGTTGTATCATCTGATAG CACTGATGCCCTGCCATTGGTATCAAAGCTCACTCCAGGTCAGGCAGCCTACCATTTCTTAGCTGGCTATGAGGATGGTAAATTTGTCCCAGCTTACAACAGGGCCCCCTCTCCTTTTGACCAGCTTGCCCTCGCAAATTCCTTATTTCTGCAT TTGAAAAACGACAAGACACCAACTTATCTGATCAATGCCAAGAGCTCCGGAAAGCAAATTGATG GCAAGGACTTGATGAGACTAATCGAGCTGGCGCAATCTAACGGCATGCCAGACAGCAGCAAGCCTGAGGACACTAGAG TGGCTGAACTCAAGGGGAAGTACAGGGGCTTTATATCCGGCAAGTTCGGCAAATTTTTACCCGAGGAGTTCTCATTCTGA
- the LOC119356385 gene encoding WEB family protein At5g16730, chloroplastic-like gives MLGARSKSGLADAKGDGKPEGKVGSKPSAKPEARSNGKGTPPTPRGETPPTPKGDRPRKPAVPKANAAHGTPPSAPRTADKSPRSADRKSPKGATPTRITATTPPPAEKQGKAGKPSPERQAAKPSQELQAQLDAVQEALKKAMGQLVEKEEEKGKVLEELECAKKVADEANAKLKEALDVQSRTVEIQKVHSMEPEQVSNNDSAHGEEDELRRKLKSMQSQQEADAAALHSTVEQLEKARYELADAIDAKNWALSQADDAMRACEVNTQKIELLNAEVERLKGLLDSEVESKSREAADQIGKLEAENSVLKLELQKAKLAEKKVIELEGVVEQLRVDVANAKKECSKSDELANELKKKVQLLEFQLEEADQSLILKGKSLDSVMEELDETSTLLKDKESEAAVLHDNVRSLEDEVTRLKEEIDVTSERLDAAEKDASDLIAEIEELRMKLQAVEDEKTKALNNDQLASSEIAALTEQKNELTKELEASKDEVEKVKKAMEGLASALHEMSAESREAQEKYLIKQEEIEHARAQVEELNNSLQNAKESYEVMLDEVNYEKVCLKKSVERMEAEAKNVSEEWQSKELSFVNSIRKSEEEIVAVKAQMDKYLAVVNEKEAENTELLEKMNHLEAQLVEANKASEEAKAETRQLKDKLLDKENELQNIQEENEDLQAKESAASEKIKELSFLVPNGTTNGGNKEEDNENGGGVDDEPVVVVAKMWENSKVTDYDSSKEKENDGESEVDLESNKGDSGLDSNGLQSAKLNNGITSPTKQQQQKKKKFKFSGLLKKKSSN, from the exons CAA ATCTGGCCTGGCCGACGCCAAGGGCGACGGCAAGCCGGAGGGGAAGGTCGGCAGCAAGCCGAGCGCCAAGCCGGAGGCCAGGAGCAACGGCAAGGGCACGCCACCGACACCCAGGGGCGAGACGCCGCCGACACCCAAGGGCGACAGGCCGCGGAAGCCGGCCGTCCCCAAGGCGAATGCCGCCCATGGCACGCCGCCGAGCGCGCCGCGCACGGCCGACAAGTCCCCCAGGTCCGCCGACCGCAAGTCGCCCAAGGGCGCCACCCCAACCCGGATCACCGCCACCACCCCTCCTCCTGCAGAG AAGCAGGGGAAGGCTGGGAAGCCATCTCCCGAGCGGCAGGCCGCCAAGCCGTCCCAGGAGCTGCAGGCGCAGCTTGATGCCGTCCAAGAGGCGCTCAAGAAGGCCATGGGTCAGCTtgtggagaaggaagaagagaaggGCAAGGTTCTGGAGGAACTGGAGTGCGCCAAGAAGGTGGCCGATGAGGCCAATGCGAAGCTCAAGGAGGCGCTCGATGTGCAGAGCAGGACCGTGGAGATCCAGAAGGTCCATTCCATGGAACCTGAGCAGGTGAGCAACAATGATTCTGCGCACGGCGAGGAAGATGAGCTGCGGAGGAAGCTGAAGAGCATGCAGAGCCAGCAGGAGGCCGACGCAGCCGCGCTGCATTCGACGGTGGAGCAGCTTGAGAAGGCAAGGTATGAGCTGGCAGATGCAATTGATGCCAAGAACTGGGCGCTTAGCCAGGCAGATGATGCCATGAGGGCTTGCGAGGTGAATACTCAGAAAATCGAGCTCCTCAACGCGGAGGTGGAGCGCCTGAAGGGGCTGCTTGATTCCGAGGTGGAGAGCAAGTCGAGGGAAGCTGCTGACCAAATCGGAAAGCTTGAGGCAGAGAATTCTGTGTTGAAGCTTGAATTGCAGAAAGCAAAGCTAGCTGAGAAGAAGGTGATTGAATTGGAGGGTGTGGTTGAACAGCTTAGAGTTGATGTTGCTAATGCCAAGAAGGAATGCTCAAAGTCAGATGAGTTGGCTAATGAATTGAAGAAGAAGGTGCAGCTGTTGGAGTTCCAATTGGAGGAAGCCGATCAGTCTCTCATTTTGAAAGGCAAGTCTTTGGATTCAGTGATGGAAGAATTAGATGAAACAAGCACTTTGCTTAAAGACAAAGAATCTGAAGCTGCTGTACTTCATGACAACGTCAGATCCTTGGAGGATGAGGTGACCAGGCTCAAGGAAGAAATTGACGTGACAAGTGAGCGTCTTGATGCTGCAGAGAAAGATGCATCTGACCTAATTGCAGAGATCGAAGAGCTAAGGATGAAGCTACAGGCAGTAGAAGATGAGAAAACAAAGGCGCTGAACAATGACCAGCTTGCAAGTTCAGAAATCGCGGCCCTGACTGAACAAAAGAACGAGCTAACCAAGGAGCTAGAAGCTAGCAAAGATGAAGTCGAGAAGGTTAAGAAGGCAATGGAGGGTCTGGCCTCTGCCTTGCACGAGATGTCAGCTGAATCCAGAGAGGCCCAGGAGAAATACCTCATCAAACAGGAAGAGATCGAGCACGCTCGGGCACAAGTAGAGGAACTCAACAATAGTCTGCAGAATGCCAAGGAGAGCTATGAGGTGATGCTCGATGAAGTAAACTACGAGAAAGTTTGCCTCAAGAAGTCCGTTGAGAGAATGGAGGCAGAAGCTAAGAACGTGTCTGAGGAATGGCAGTCCAAAGAGCTAAGTTTTGTCAACTCTATTAGGAAGTCAGAAGAAGAGATCGTTGCTGTCAAAGCTCAAATGGACAAGTACTTGGCCGTGGTGAATGAAAAAGAAGCTGAAAATACCGAGCTGCTGGAGAAGATGAATCATCTGGAAGCTCAGCTAGTTGAAGCCAACAAGGCTAGCGAGGAAGCCAAGGCCGAGACCCGGCAATTGAAGGACAAACTATTAGACAAGGAGAACGAATTACAGAACATACAAGAGGAGAACGAGGACTTGCAGGCAAAGGAATCGGCTGCTTCGGAGAAGATAAAAGAGCTCTCTTTCCTGGTGCCGAATGGAACAACAAATGGTGGCAACAAGGAAGAAGACAATGAGAACGGAGGCGGTGTGGATGACGAGCCGGTTGTGGTGGTTGCCAAGATGTGGGAGAACAGCAAGGTTACCGACTACGACTCGTCCAAggagaaggagaacgacggcgagtCCGAAGTCGATCTGGAGTCCAACAAGGGAGACTCCGGCCTCGACAGCAACGGGCTGCAGTCCGCAAAGCTGAACAACGGCATCACATCGCCGACCAAACagcagcagcaaaagaagaagaaatTTAAATTTAGCGGCTTACTGAAGAAAAAGAGCTCAAATTAG